From a single Kitasatospora azatica KCTC 9699 genomic region:
- a CDS encoding alpha/beta fold hydrolase has protein sequence MTSSAPTSTTHTIDLPSGLAVTIQEFGENTDGTGVLMLHGGAGPRSMAGFAAGMSQHAYVVVPTHPGFDGTPRPESTDTVADLAGAYLDLLDALDLSGVMVAGNSVGGWIAAEMALRDNASRISCLTLLASTGISPEPPLQFANPAELGPVKTGELAFHNPQFRPNPATLGPAQLAAMAANQRTLAVYAGDPFCCDPKLRGRLHRVNVPVLVIAGEQDGIAPLEYERALADSFPRATFRPISEAGHFPHIEQPAAVFGAIGDFVATEVKPNGQ, from the coding sequence ATGACCAGCTCTGCTCCCACCAGCACCACCCACACCATCGACCTTCCGAGCGGCCTCGCCGTCACGATCCAGGAGTTCGGCGAGAACACCGACGGCACCGGCGTGCTCATGCTGCACGGCGGCGCCGGGCCGCGCTCGATGGCGGGGTTCGCCGCCGGCATGTCGCAGCACGCCTACGTGGTCGTGCCGACCCACCCCGGCTTCGACGGCACGCCCCGGCCGGAATCCACCGACACCGTCGCCGACCTGGCCGGCGCCTACCTCGACCTGCTCGACGCGCTCGACCTGAGCGGCGTCATGGTGGCCGGCAACTCGGTCGGCGGCTGGATCGCCGCCGAGATGGCGCTGCGCGACAACGCCTCCCGGATCTCCTGCCTGACCCTGCTCGCCTCCACCGGCATCTCCCCCGAGCCCCCGCTGCAGTTCGCCAACCCCGCCGAGCTCGGCCCGGTCAAGACCGGCGAACTGGCTTTCCACAACCCGCAGTTCCGCCCGAACCCGGCCACCCTCGGCCCGGCGCAGCTGGCCGCGATGGCGGCCAACCAGCGCACCCTGGCCGTGTACGCGGGCGACCCCTTCTGCTGCGATCCGAAGCTGCGCGGGCGCCTGCACCGGGTCAACGTCCCGGTGCTGGTGATCGCCGGCGAGCAGGACGGCATCGCCCCGCTGGAGTACGAGCGCGCGCTGGCCGACTCCTTTCCCCGCGCCACCTTCCGGCCGATCTCGGAGGCCGGGCACTTCCCGCACATCGAGCAGCCCGCCGCGGTCTTCGGGGCGATCGGCGACTTCGTCGCCACCGAGGTCAAGCCCAACGGCCAGTAG